In the Streptomyces sp. 3214.6 genome, AGACCTCGTCGCGGGTGAAACGGGCCAGTTCGAGGCGTTGGACGGTGCGCAGCCGGTCGAGTTCGGCGAGCAGGGGGCGCAGCGGGTGGCGGCGGTGGATGTCGTCGGCGCGGTAGGTGGCGAGGACGACGAGTCGGCCGGTGCGCAGGGTGCGCAGCAGGTAGGACAGCAGGTGGCGGGTGGAGGCGTCGGCCCAGTGCAGGTCCTCCAGGGCGAGGACGAGGGTGCGGTCGGCGGCGACGCGTTCCAGGAGGCGGGCGGTGAGTTCGAAGAGGCGGGCCATGCCCTCCTCGTCGTGGCGTGCGGCGGCCGCCACGCCCAGTTCGGGCAGCAGCCGGGCGAGTTCGTCCTCCTGGCCGGCCGCGGCGGCGGCGAGTTCGTCGGGCAGGGCGCGGCGCAGGGCGCGCAGGGCGGTGGAGAACGGGGCGAAGGGCAGTCCGTCGGCGCCGATCTCGACGCAGCCGCCGAGTGCGACGACGGCGCCCCGGCCGCGGGCGGCCGAGGCGAACTCCTCGACGAGCCTGGTCTTGCCGACTCCGGCCTCGCCGCCGATGAGCAGCGCCTGCGGCTCTCCCGCTGCGGCGCGGGAGAGCGCGGCGTTCAGGGTGTCCAACTCGTCGGCGCGACCGACGAAGACGGGACTGACGGACCTGGTCTCCACGGGGCCGAGCATCGCACGCGGACGCGAAGACGGCCCAGCGGATATCACCGCCGGCCCAGCGGCTCCCGCCGCAGCGTGGGCGACCACCGCCGGGCCCTCGGCGCCCAGCGCCGCGGCCCCGACAGGCTGCGCCGCAGCCCCGGCAGACGACACCGCAGCCTCACCGGACCGCACCGCAGACCCGGCAGGCGGCACCGGCATCCGGGGCGGGCTTGGCGCAGCACCGGACGGGCTTGGTGGTGTTTGGGTGGGAGGGCGGCCGACCCCCGTGCGGTCGCCCTCCCGCGTCTCGGCGGTCACGCCGGTCGGGCGAACCGGAGCCTGCGCAGGAGGCGGGTATGCGACTCGCTCTCGGCGCCGCCTTCCGACCGTTCGACGGCGGCGCGTTCGGCGGCTTCCCGGCCGGCGGCGCGACGGCCGCGGACGGCCTCGCGGGCCAGCCGCTCGTGGGCGGCCCGGCGGAGCAGTTCGGCGGAACGGAACTGGTGGAGCTCGTGCTCGTACATGGTGGAAGTCCCCTTGGAAGGTGGTTTTTCGGCTTCGCTCGTTGCGATGCCTCCACCTTCGTCTCCCAGAGGGGTGCGCCGCATCGGGAGAGTTCCGCATCTTCGGCGGCGGGGGGTGCCTTAGACGCGCCTGAGGGGCCTCAGGCCGGCCGTAAGGTGCTTACGGTCGGCCTAAGGCCCCTCGTGACCTGCGGGGACTCAGCCCGTTGAAGGCAGGCCGAGCAGCGCGTCGGTGTACTTGAGGACGGCCAGGAGCAGTCCGATGACGCCGAGCGCGACGCCGGCCCAGGCGACCGACTTGATCCAGGCCGCCTGCGGACGGGCCTGGTTGCCGAAGGCGGGGCGGGCCAGCACGACGACGCCGACGACCAGCGCGGTCAGCGCGAACAGGCCGGCCCACAGCGCGGTGGCCTGCCAGGCGTCGCCGTAGGTCGCCTCCAGCTGCTTGGCGAGGCTCGTGTTCGACGAGGCGGAATTGTGCAGCTGGCCGACGAGGGTCTGACGGGCCCCGGCGATGGTTCCCATCCAGCTGCCGGTGAGGGAGACGAAGCCGAGCACGGCGGAGACGACGGCGCCCGCGCCCTGGCCGACGCCCACGGAGGCGTCCGCGACTGCGGCACCGTCCTCGCCGAGGAACTCGTCGGCGTCGTCGGCGTCCTCCTCGACGCCCGGTGCCTCTTCGGTCACCTCGTCCGTGGCGTCGGTCTTGGTGACGTCCACCTTCTCCTCGTCGGTCTTCGTCTCGGTGCCGGTCTCGGCGCCGGCCTCGTCAGCAGTCTTGGTTCCCATACCTCGCACCGTACGGACGCTCTCTGAGAGGTCCCTTAATGATCGTTGTGAGCGCCGCGCGCGCGTGCGTCGCGCCACTCCTGGGCCAGCACGGACCACACTTCGAGGTCGTGCCGCACCCCACGATAGGGGTAGGCCTGCCGGCGCACGCCGTCGCGGGTCATCCCCAGCCGCCGGGCGACGTTCAGGCTGGGCGTGTTCCCGGCGGACGCGACCCACTCGATCCGCTCGATGCCACGCCGGTCCACCGCGAAGTCGATCAGTACCCGGATGCCGCGGGTGATCAGGCCGCGCCCGGTGGCGGCGGGCTCCAGCCAGCAGCCGACCTCGCAGTTCGCGGCTCCGGCGTCGAAGTTCAGGAAGAGCACCCCGCCGACGAGCGTGCCGTCCAGCCAGATGCCGTGCAGGGAGCCGGTGTCGGCGGCGCGCATGTCGGCGTACCGCTGGAGCACCTCGCGCGCACCGGCCACGTCCTCGGCCTTCGAGCCGAAGGGGACGTACTGGTTGATGAACTCCCGGCCGCGCTCCAGGTGCGCCAGGAACTCCTCGGCGTGCCAGAGCTCCAGGGGGCGCAGTTCGGCTCCGTCGTCACCCAGCGATATCGCGTACATCCGGCCGCGGCTCCTTCTCCAGTGCCTCCACTACCTCCGCGAGCCTCTCATGGGCCGCGCGGCACTCGGGCGGTTCGATGCTGATCCGCGGCAGCCTCTTGTCGAGCCCGCGGGGCAGCCACCAGTTGGCGCCGCCGAGCAGGTGCATGAGGGCGGGCACGAGCAGCGTCCGCAGGACGAAGGCGTCGAGGGCGACGGCGGCGGCGAGCGCGATGCCGAACATGGCGATCACCCGGTCGCCGCTGAGGACGAAGGCGAGGAAGACCGAGATCATGATGACCGCGGCGGAGTTGATCACCCGGCTGGTCTCGGCGAGGCCCACGCGGACGGCGCGCCGGTTGTCGCCGGTCTCCAGCCACTCCTCGTACATCCGGCTGACCAGGAAGACCTGGTAGTCCATGGAGAGGCCGAAGAGGACCGAGACCATGATGACCGGGAGGAAGGGCTCGATCGGTCCCGCGCGGCCGAGACCCAGCAGTTCGCTCCCCCAGCCCCACTGGAACACGGCCACGACGATCCCGAAGGCGGCGGCGACGGCGGCGACGTTCATCGCGGCGGCCTTCAGCGGGATGCCGACGGACCGGAACGCCAGCAGAAGCAGCAGACAGCCCAGGCCTATGACGACGCCCACGAACAGCGGCAGTTTGCCGACGATGACGTCGGCGAAGTCGTCGTAGCCCGCCGTCACGCCCCCCACCTGTACGTCGAGGGAGGTGTCGGCCTCGGCCCGGGGCAGCACCTCGGTGCGCAGCCGGTCGACGAGCTCGCTGGT is a window encoding:
- a CDS encoding GNAT family N-acetyltransferase yields the protein MYAISLGDDGAELRPLELWHAEEFLAHLERGREFINQYVPFGSKAEDVAGAREVLQRYADMRAADTGSLHGIWLDGTLVGGVLFLNFDAGAANCEVGCWLEPAATGRGLITRGIRVLIDFAVDRRGIERIEWVASAGNTPSLNVARRLGMTRDGVRRQAYPYRGVRHDLEVWSVLAQEWRDARARGAHNDH